A part of Gemmatimonadales bacterium genomic DNA contains:
- a CDS encoding N(4)-(beta-N-acetylglucosaminyl)-L-asparaginase, with product MSDSLSRRNFLGAGAAALAAGALPSRLSALEAPAIVLRGASRPVAISSANSLAPVSRALELVLQGSDTLDAAVEGVKIQELDPGDMSVGYGGLPNEDGVVQLDASCVHGPTRRAGAVGALEGIKTPSEVAKLVLKYTNHIMLVGEGAKKFALSYGFKDEDLLTPESRQRWLTWRANRGGSDDWLDVPDNTPMVVRPTGTINLNVVNAAGDLSSVTTTSGLAWKIDGRVGDSPIVGAGQYTDNDVGSAGSTGRGESNIMVCGGFLTVEHMRRGMSPTDACLETLRRVMAMTPPRLLRKDGRPDFSLQFYAVNKKGEYGAASLYKARYAVHDGSAAAFKDCAVLYPSK from the coding sequence CCGCCGGGGCGCTGCCGTCACGCCTGTCCGCCCTCGAGGCCCCGGCCATTGTCCTCCGAGGCGCCAGCCGCCCGGTGGCCATCAGTTCCGCCAACAGCCTGGCCCCGGTCAGCCGGGCTCTTGAGCTGGTCCTGCAGGGCAGCGACACCCTGGATGCCGCCGTGGAGGGGGTCAAGATCCAGGAACTCGACCCGGGGGATATGTCGGTCGGCTACGGCGGCCTGCCAAACGAGGACGGCGTGGTGCAGCTCGACGCCTCCTGCGTCCACGGCCCCACTCGGCGCGCCGGGGCCGTGGGGGCGCTCGAGGGCATCAAGACACCGAGCGAAGTGGCGAAGCTGGTCCTCAAGTACACCAACCACATCATGCTGGTCGGGGAAGGCGCCAAGAAGTTCGCGCTCTCCTACGGCTTCAAGGATGAGGACCTGCTGACGCCGGAGTCCCGGCAGCGCTGGCTGACCTGGCGCGCCAACCGGGGCGGGAGCGACGACTGGCTCGACGTCCCCGACAACACGCCCATGGTGGTGCGCCCCACCGGGACCATCAACCTGAACGTCGTCAACGCCGCGGGGGACCTGAGCTCCGTCACGACCACCAGCGGCCTGGCCTGGAAGATCGACGGCCGGGTGGGCGATTCGCCGATTGTCGGGGCCGGGCAATACACCGACAACGATGTCGGGTCCGCCGGGTCCACCGGCCGAGGCGAATCCAACATCATGGTGTGCGGCGGGTTTCTCACGGTCGAGCACATGCGGCGCGGCATGTCGCCCACCGACGCCTGTCTCGAGACCCTCCGCCGGGTGATGGCCATGACGCCCCCGCGGCTGTTGCGCAAGGATGGACGGCCAGACTTCAGCCTCCAGTTCTACGCCGTGAACAAGAAGGGCGAATACGGCGCGGCCTCGCTCTACAAGGCGCGCTACGCCGTGCACGACGGCTCGGCCGCCGCGTTCAAGGACTGCGCCGTCCTCTATCCCTCGAAATAG